From the genome of Desulfobaculum xiamenense:
AAGTTTCACGCCATACCGGGGCTGCGCCTCGGTCTTGGCTACGCCGCTGCGGACATGGCCGCGCTGGTGCGCCGTCGTCTTCCGGACTGGTCCGTGAACGGGCTGGCGCAGGCCGTGGGGCTGCGGGCGTTGGCGGACGAGGACTACGCGCGGCGCACCGTGGCTGAAACGAAGCGCCTGCGCGAGGGGCTTCTTGCCGCGCTTGGCGAGGTGGGCGGCTTGACGGTGCTGCCGGGCGAGGCGAATTTTCTGCTCTGCCGGGTGGACGCGCCGGGGCTTGACGCGCTGTCCCTTGCGGGTCGGCTGTTCGAATCGCGCATTGCCATCCGCGTGTGTCACAACTTCGAGGGTCTGGATGGCCGGTGGTTCCGCGTTGCCGTAAGGCCCGAGGGCGAGAACGCCCGCCTCGTGGCGGCTCTGGCGCAGGCGCTCGACCGGCCCGTGCCGCAGCGTATGGTGCGTGCGCGACGCACTCCGGCTGTGATGGTGCAGGGCACCAGTTCGAATGCGGGCAAGAGCGTGCTCGCCACGGCGCTGTGTCGCATCCTGTTGCAGGACGGCTATGATGTCGCGCCGTTCAAGGCACAGAACATGTCGCTCAATTCCTTCGTCACCCGCGACGGCGGCGAGATGGGCCGGGCGCAGGTCACGCAGGCGCAGGCCTGCCGCCTCGATCCGGACGTGCGCATGAATCCGGTGCTGCTCAAGCCGTCGAGCGACACGGGGTCGCAGGTCATCGTTCTTGGCCGTCCTGTGGCCCACATGGAGTTCGGTTCGTACATCGACTATAGGCCGCGTGCCGCCGAGGCCGCGCGGGGCGCGTACGACAGCCTCGCCGCCGAACATGAGGTAATGGTCCTCGAAGGGGCGGGCAGTCCGGCGGAAATCAATCTGCGGCGGCACGACATCGTGAATATGGCCATGGCCCGTTACGCCGAGGCATCAGTGCTGCTGGCGGGTGACATCGACCGGGGCGGCGTGTTCGCCTCATTCGTCGGGACCATGGAATTGCTTGAGGAGTGGGAGCGCGCCCGCGTGGCCGGATTCGTAGTGAACATGTTCCGTGGTGATGAGAGTCTCTTGGCCGAGGCGCTGGACGCCACCACCCGCCGCACGGGGCGGTCGTTCTACGGCGTGGTGCCCTACGTGACGCGGCTCGGCCTGCCCGAGGAGGACTCTGTGTCCTTCAAGGGGGCGGTGGATGCGCCGCGCAGCGCGGAGCAGGTGGTGGACATCGCGTGTGTGGACCTGCCGCACATTTCCAATTTTACGGACCTTGATGCATTGCGCGACGAGCCGGATGTGCATCTGCGCGTGGTGCGTCGTGTTGAAGACCTTGGGTGCCCGCATGTGCTCATCGTGCCGGGAAGC
Proteins encoded in this window:
- a CDS encoding cobyric acid synthase; the encoded protein is MHTDTHGGNIWDMARRAGCEPADIIDFSANINPLGPPSWLREEVSMRLSGLAHYPEPRCESLVRVAAERFGIAEDEVLVGNGSTEILHAFFAAWRPEAALIPVPAYAGYRQACEVVDCPVVPLVLREADGFVPDLAAVSRALTELPAHSAVFIGQPGNPAGRTVDPQALRELALRHPQAAFVVDEAFADFVDGLDRLAASRPANVLVLHSLTKFHAIPGLRLGLGYAAADMAALVRRRLPDWSVNGLAQAVGLRALADEDYARRTVAETKRLREGLLAALGEVGGLTVLPGEANFLLCRVDAPGLDALSLAGRLFESRIAIRVCHNFEGLDGRWFRVAVRPEGENARLVAALAQALDRPVPQRMVRARRTPAVMVQGTSSNAGKSVLATALCRILLQDGYDVAPFKAQNMSLNSFVTRDGGEMGRAQVTQAQACRLDPDVRMNPVLLKPSSDTGSQVIVLGRPVAHMEFGSYIDYRPRAAEAARGAYDSLAAEHEVMVLEGAGSPAEINLRRHDIVNMAMARYAEASVLLAGDIDRGGVFASFVGTMELLEEWERARVAGFVVNMFRGDESLLAEALDATTRRTGRSFYGVVPYVTRLGLPEEDSVSFKGAVDAPRSAEQVVDIACVDLPHISNFTDLDALRDEPDVHLRVVRRVEDLGCPHVLIVPGSKNVVADMRWLRESGLADATAALAGRGATQVVGICGGFQMLGRVIGDPHGVESRGESVEALGLLPVVTELSPVKTLAVVEARFAPSGAGLRGYEIHHGRTACVDGGGGVPCVLRADGEAIGYSRADGMVWGSYLHGLFDADAFRREFVDGLRVRAGHAALGRIVTVRDMEPALDRLADIVREHLDVRRLYKRIGLM